One window of Mycobacteriales bacterium genomic DNA carries:
- a CDS encoding SDR family NAD(P)-dependent oxidoreductase — MDIVGSVALVTGATGGIGRATAIALSRAGAKVVVAGRNAGRLAGVADLLGAHAVQADLLQPGMPDKLVAEVEQVAGTIDLLVSAAGVGRAGPLVDTSTGEVDGVMRVDLIAPMQLTRLVLPGMLERGRGRIVLMSSIAGLVGVRNESVYSAAKGGLSTFADSLSDELAGSGVGVTVVAPGPVATDFFSHRGKPYTRRWPRPISTSTVAGAICDGIIAERRTVVIPRWLGFAARMHGMTPGLYRALSARFG, encoded by the coding sequence ATGGACATCGTCGGCAGCGTCGCATTGGTCACCGGAGCGACCGGGGGGATCGGTCGAGCGACGGCCATCGCCCTGTCGCGGGCCGGGGCCAAGGTGGTCGTCGCGGGCCGCAACGCGGGCCGGCTCGCGGGCGTGGCGGATCTGCTGGGTGCGCACGCCGTCCAGGCCGATCTACTCCAACCTGGCATGCCGGACAAACTCGTCGCTGAGGTCGAGCAGGTCGCCGGGACGATCGACCTGTTGGTCAGCGCCGCCGGCGTCGGCCGCGCCGGGCCCCTTGTCGACACGAGTACGGGCGAGGTGGACGGCGTGATGCGGGTCGACCTGATCGCGCCGATGCAGCTCACCCGGCTGGTCCTGCCCGGCATGCTGGAGCGGGGCCGGGGCCGGATCGTGCTGATGAGCTCGATCGCGGGACTCGTCGGCGTACGCAACGAGTCGGTCTATTCCGCCGCGAAGGGCGGCCTGAGCACCTTCGCCGACAGCCTCTCCGACGAGCTCGCCGGGTCCGGCGTCGGCGTCACGGTGGTGGCGCCCGGGCCTGTGGCGACCGACTTCTTCAGCCACCGCGGAAAGCCCTACACCCGGCGCTGGCCACGGCCGATCAGCACGAGCACGGTGGCCGGGGCGATCTGCGACGGGATCATCGCCGAGCGCCGGACCGTGGTCATACCCCGCTGGCTGGGGTTCGCCGCCCGCATGCACGGCATGACCCCCGGCCTCTACCGCGCGCTCTCGGCCCGCTTCGGGTGA
- the hpnH gene encoding adenosyl-hopene transferase HpnH, which translates to MSIPLRQSARIGAYLFKQKVTRKDKFPLIVELEPLFACNLSCPGCGKIQHPADVLKQRMPVEQAIGAIEECGAPMVSIAGGEPLMHPQIDVIVNELVKRKKYVYLCTNAVLLRKRIERFDFKPSPYFSFVVHVDGLKERHDEAVDKEGVFDEAIAAIKEVKRRGFTVNTNSTFFNTDTPQTIIDVLDFLNDDVKVDQMMISPAYAYEKAPDQEHFLGVQETRELFQKAFADGRRKKWRLNHSPLFLDFLEGKVDFGCTAWGIPSYSLKGWQKPCYLMADGYTETYRELIDTTDWDSYGRGKDERCNNCMAHCGYEPTAVLATMGSLKESLRAARS; encoded by the coding sequence ATGAGCATCCCGCTGCGCCAGAGCGCACGGATCGGCGCATATCTGTTCAAGCAGAAGGTCACCAGGAAGGACAAGTTCCCGCTGATCGTCGAGCTCGAACCGCTGTTCGCCTGCAACCTGTCCTGCCCCGGGTGCGGAAAGATCCAGCACCCCGCCGATGTCCTCAAGCAGCGGATGCCGGTCGAGCAGGCGATCGGGGCGATCGAGGAATGCGGTGCCCCGATGGTGTCGATCGCGGGCGGCGAGCCGCTGATGCACCCGCAGATCGACGTCATCGTCAACGAGTTGGTGAAGCGCAAGAAGTACGTCTACCTGTGCACCAACGCGGTGCTGCTGCGCAAGCGGATCGAGCGCTTCGACTTCAAGCCGTCGCCGTACTTCTCCTTCGTCGTGCACGTCGACGGGCTCAAGGAGCGCCACGACGAGGCGGTCGACAAGGAAGGAGTCTTCGACGAGGCGATCGCGGCCATCAAGGAGGTCAAGCGCCGCGGCTTCACCGTCAACACCAACTCGACCTTCTTCAACACCGACACCCCACAGACCATCATCGACGTCCTCGACTTCTTGAACGACGACGTCAAGGTCGACCAGATGATGATCTCGCCGGCCTACGCCTACGAGAAGGCACCCGACCAGGAGCACTTCCTCGGTGTGCAGGAGACCCGGGAGCTGTTCCAGAAGGCGTTCGCCGACGGACGGCGCAAGAAGTGGCGGCTCAACCACTCGCCGCTCTTCCTCGACTTCCTCGAGGGGAAGGTCGACTTCGGCTGCACCGCATGGGGCATCCCGTCGTACTCGCTCAAGGGCTGGCAGAAGCCGTGCTACCTGATGGCCGACGGCTACACCGAGACCTACCGCGAGCTGATCGACACCACCGACTGGGACTCCTACGGCCGCGGCAAGGACGAACGCTGCAACAACTGCATGGCGCACTGCGGCTACGAGCCGACGGCGGTGCTCGCCACGATGGGCTCGCTCAAGGAGTCGCTGCGGGCCGCCCGCAGCTGA
- a CDS encoding 4-hydroxy-3-methylbut-2-enyl diphosphate reductase, whose amino-acid sequence MRRAAPALQTWADACSPRKVLLAGPRSFCAGVERAIAIVEAALERYGEPVYVRKQIVHNIHVVRDLEQRGAIFVDEVDEVPDGATLVFSAHGVSPQVRAEAGARGLQVIDATCPLVSKVHAEARRFAARGETIALIGHRGHEEVEGTTGEAPEAVRLVESAEDVETLEVEDPERISYLMQTTLAVDESQHVVDALRRRFPALRGPSSDDICYATTNRQAAIRAVARESDAVLVVGSANSSNSRRLVEIAARECGEAHLVDDDGDIDLGWLAGRRTIGLTAGASAPPDLVERVITALAGLGPVEVAERPVVTESVEFSLPKEVSRP is encoded by the coding sequence CTGCGCCGGGCCGCTCCGGCGCTGCAGACCTGGGCCGACGCCTGCTCCCCCCGCAAGGTGCTGCTGGCCGGTCCCCGGTCGTTCTGCGCCGGGGTCGAGCGGGCCATCGCCATCGTCGAGGCGGCGCTCGAGCGTTACGGGGAGCCGGTCTACGTCCGCAAGCAGATCGTGCACAACATCCACGTGGTGCGCGACCTCGAGCAGCGCGGTGCCATCTTCGTCGACGAGGTCGACGAGGTGCCCGACGGCGCGACGCTGGTCTTCTCCGCGCATGGGGTGTCGCCCCAGGTGCGCGCCGAGGCGGGCGCGCGCGGTCTGCAGGTCATCGATGCGACCTGCCCGCTGGTCAGCAAGGTGCACGCCGAGGCGCGGCGGTTCGCCGCCCGCGGCGAGACGATCGCGCTGATCGGCCACCGCGGCCACGAAGAGGTCGAGGGCACCACCGGCGAGGCGCCCGAGGCGGTCCGGCTGGTCGAGTCGGCCGAGGACGTGGAGACGCTCGAGGTGGAGGATCCGGAGCGGATCTCCTATCTCATGCAGACCACGCTCGCTGTCGACGAGTCGCAGCACGTCGTCGACGCCCTGCGCCGGCGGTTCCCGGCGCTGCGCGGTCCGTCCTCCGACGACATCTGCTACGCCACTACAAACCGGCAGGCCGCGATCCGCGCGGTCGCCCGCGAGTCCGACGCCGTCCTCGTCGTGGGGTCGGCCAACTCCTCCAACTCCCGTCGCCTGGTCGAGATCGCGGCGCGGGAGTGCGGGGAGGCACACCTGGTGGACGACGACGGTGACATCGACCTCGGCTGGCTGGCCGGGCGACGCACCATCGGGCTCACCGCCGGCGCATCCGCGCCGCCCGACCTCGTCGAACGGGTGATCACTGCATTGGCCGGACTCGGTCCGGTCGAGGTCGCCGAGCGTCCCGTGGTCACCGAATCAGTGGAGTTCTCACTGCCCAAGGAGGTCAGTCGCCCATGA
- the shc gene encoding squalene--hopene cyclase, whose protein sequence is MSTLQTEFTGPVAGPTEALGSATRHLLDLQHADGWWKGELETNVTMDAEDLLLRHVLGVRTDEETARAAHWIRSQQRGDGTWATFFGGPADLSTTAEAYVALRLAGDGPELPHMQAAAHFVRESGGLEATRVFTRIWLAMVGQWSWEQVPVLPPELILLPSWVPLNIYDFACWARQTIVPLTIVSTLRPVRPLPFDLPELRTGIEQPESASPLSSAGRFELLDRVLRTYGRRASKRLRRHAMAKAEKWIVARQEADGSWGGIQPPWVYSLIALHALGYPTDHPVIVAGLAGLDGFLIDDERGRRLEACQSPVWDTVLAMIALSDAGITADDPALVKAGQWVVDEEIGVHGDWAVRRPQLGAGGWAFEFANDTYPDVDDTAEVVLALRRVDPARVSGLDGAIRRGVSWSTGMQSGDGGWGAFDADNTRDLAYAISFADFGAMIDPPSADVTAHMVEMLAGEGAAGSPAARRGIDWMLAAQESDGSWFGRWGANHVYGVGAVVPALIAAGLPSSHPAIERSLAWLRGVQNTDGGWGEDLRSYVDPAWRGRGDSTASQTAWALLALLCVDAPRTSTTAEAIERGIRWLVDNQRADGTWDEPQFTGTGFPGDFYINYHLYRLVFPLMALGRYVRAFEQEAERA, encoded by the coding sequence GTGAGCACCCTGCAGACCGAATTCACCGGTCCGGTCGCCGGCCCGACCGAGGCGCTGGGCTCGGCCACCCGACACCTGCTCGACCTGCAGCACGCCGACGGGTGGTGGAAGGGCGAACTCGAGACCAACGTCACGATGGACGCCGAGGATCTCCTGCTCCGGCACGTGCTCGGGGTGCGGACCGACGAGGAGACCGCACGGGCCGCCCACTGGATCCGCTCGCAGCAACGCGGGGACGGCACGTGGGCGACGTTCTTCGGTGGACCGGCCGACCTGTCGACCACGGCGGAGGCCTACGTCGCACTTCGGCTGGCCGGCGATGGTCCTGAGCTGCCACACATGCAGGCCGCGGCGCACTTCGTGCGGGAGTCCGGCGGTCTCGAGGCCACCCGGGTCTTCACCCGCATCTGGCTCGCGATGGTGGGCCAGTGGTCCTGGGAGCAAGTGCCGGTCCTTCCGCCGGAGCTGATCCTGCTGCCGTCGTGGGTGCCGCTCAACATCTACGATTTCGCCTGCTGGGCGCGCCAGACGATAGTCCCGCTGACGATCGTGAGCACGCTCCGGCCGGTGCGGCCGCTGCCGTTCGACCTGCCCGAGCTGCGGACCGGCATCGAGCAGCCGGAGTCAGCTTCCCCCCTGAGCTCGGCCGGGCGGTTCGAACTGCTCGACCGGGTGCTGCGCACCTACGGCCGCCGGGCCTCGAAGCGACTCCGGCGCCACGCGATGGCCAAGGCCGAGAAGTGGATCGTGGCGCGCCAGGAAGCGGACGGGTCGTGGGGCGGAATCCAGCCGCCGTGGGTCTATTCGCTGATCGCCCTGCACGCCCTCGGCTATCCCACCGACCATCCGGTCATCGTCGCCGGGCTGGCCGGGCTGGACGGCTTCCTCATCGACGACGAACGCGGCCGCCGGCTCGAGGCCTGTCAGTCGCCGGTCTGGGACACCGTGCTCGCCATGATCGCGCTGTCCGACGCGGGCATCACCGCCGACGACCCGGCGCTGGTGAAGGCCGGCCAATGGGTGGTCGACGAGGAGATCGGCGTCCACGGCGACTGGGCGGTGCGCCGGCCGCAGTTGGGCGCCGGCGGCTGGGCGTTCGAATTCGCCAACGACACCTACCCCGACGTCGACGACACCGCCGAGGTCGTCCTCGCGCTGCGCCGGGTCGACCCGGCGCGCGTCAGCGGGCTCGACGGCGCGATCCGCCGGGGAGTCTCCTGGTCGACCGGGATGCAGAGCGGCGACGGTGGCTGGGGCGCATTCGACGCCGACAACACCCGCGACCTCGCCTATGCCATCTCCTTCGCCGACTTCGGCGCGATGATCGACCCGCCCTCCGCCGACGTGACGGCACACATGGTCGAGATGCTCGCCGGCGAAGGAGCGGCCGGCTCGCCGGCGGCCCGCCGCGGCATCGACTGGATGCTCGCCGCGCAGGAGTCCGACGGCTCGTGGTTCGGACGGTGGGGCGCCAACCACGTCTACGGAGTGGGGGCGGTGGTCCCCGCTCTGATCGCCGCCGGTCTGCCGTCCTCGCACCCGGCGATCGAGCGCTCCCTGGCCTGGCTGCGCGGCGTGCAGAACACCGACGGCGGTTGGGGCGAAGACCTGCGCTCCTACGTCGACCCGGCCTGGCGCGGCCGGGGCGACTCGACCGCCTCGCAGACCGCGTGGGCTCTACTCGCGCTGCTCTGCGTCGACGCGCCGAGGACGTCCACCACGGCCGAGGCGATCGAACGCGGCATCCGGTGGCTGGTCGACAATCAGCGAGCGGACGGCACGTGGGATGAGCCACAGTTCACCGGCACCGGATTCCCCGGGGATTTCTACATCAACTATCACCTCTACCGACTCGTCTTCCCGCTGATGGCGCTGGGGCGCTACGTGCGGGCATTCGAGCAGGAAGCAGAGCGGGCATGA